A genomic region of Nymphaea colorata isolate Beijing-Zhang1983 chromosome 2, ASM883128v2, whole genome shotgun sequence contains the following coding sequences:
- the LOC116248768 gene encoding probable aldo-keto reductase 4 has protein sequence MASANVVEKIELGSSGLVVSQQGLGCMGMSAFYGPPKPEEDMIRLIRHAIDSGITFLDTSDMYGPFTNEVLVGKAIKGLREKVQLATKFGVNLADGKREIRGDPAYVRAACEASLKRLDVDCIDLYYQHRVDTRVPIEVTVGEMKKLVEEGKVKYLGLSEASASTIRRAHAVHPITAVQLEWSLWTRDVEEEIVPTCRELGIGIVAYSPLGRGFFSTGPKLVDGFGEGDFRKFLPRFQPENLQHNANLFERVHEIAARKGCTPSQLALAWVHHQGKDVCPIPGTTKIENLNQNIGALSVTLTSEEMTELEHIASKDAVKGDRYPDMRPTYLASETPALSSWKAE, from the exons ATGGCGTCGGCGAACGTGGTGGAGAAGATCGAGTTGGGGAGTAGTGGTCTGGTGGTGTCGCAGCAGGGTTTGGGATGCATGGGGATGTCGGCGTTCTATGGTCCGCCGAAGCCGGAGGAGGACATGATCCGACTTATAAGGCACGCCATAGATAGTGGCATCACCTTCCTCGACACATCTGATATGTACGGGCCCTTCACCAACGAGGTATTGGTGGGTAAG GCAATCAAAGGTCTGAGGGAAAAGGTTCAGTTGGCCACCAAGTTCGGTGTCAATCTTGcagatggaaagagagagatacgCGGGGATCCTGCATACGTTCGGGCGGCTTGCGAGGCTTCTTTGAAGAGATTGGATGTGGATTGCATCGATCTGTACTATCAGCATCGCGTTGACACACGGGTTCCGATCGAAGTTACA GTTGGTGAAATGAAGAAGCTGGTCGAAGAGGGCAAAGTAAAATATTTGGGGCTTTCTGAGGCCTCTGCCTCGACAATTAGAAGGGCTCATGCTGTTCATCCAATAACAGCAGTGCAATTAGAGTGGTCCTTGTGGACCagagatgttgaggaagaaATCGTTCCCACCTGTAG GGAGCTTGGTATAGGTATTGTTGCATACAGTCCCCTGGGTAGAGGTTTCTTTTCAACAGGACCCAAACTGGTTGATGGCTTTGGAGAAGGTGATTTCAGAAAG TTCTTGCCAAGATTTCAGCCAGAGAATTTGCAACATAATGCCAATCTGTTTGAACGTGTACATGAAATCGCTGCTAGGAAGGGATGCACACCATCCCAGCTTGCATTGGCTTGGGTTCATCATCAGGGGAAAGATGTTTGCCCGATTCCTGGAACCACCAAGATTGAAAATCTGAATCAGAATATTGGTGCTTTATCTGTGACCCTGACCTCTGAAGAAATGACAGAACTTGAGCATATAGCTTCGAAGGATGCCGTTAAGGGAGACAGGTACCCAGACATGCGTCCCACTTATTTGGCATCAGAGACACCTGCTTTGTCCTCGTGGAAAGCCGAGTAA